Part of the Rhinoraja longicauda isolate Sanriku21f chromosome 22, sRhiLon1.1, whole genome shotgun sequence genome, AACGATTGGAAAACTATTACCTCAACAAGATCTTAAACTTATTTTCAAATTAAATTGATCGAATTAAAATTTGAGTTTGTGCTGCTGAGGTTTGCCACCTAAAGGTTCATACATTAACCATTTTGGTGCAGTTTTAGAATGCTTAAGATTGCAGCTTAATGTTTTTGACCATAACTTTCTATGTATCAAATAAATATTTACTTTCAAATGGAAGAGAAACAGGAGTAGTAATGATGGTGATTTTTCTTTAAAGAAACTGGACTTGCTTTCCACTTGGATCATGGAGTATTTGTTTCTGAAATTCACCTTCAAACGTGGGGGTTGTGAGATACCCGTAGTAGCTTGTAAACAGTCAAATTACTTATCTTTACGGAGCTTACCTTTTAAGCGATTCAGTGTCACCCAGTAATGTTCATCAGGGCTGTATGTATCACGAGACCACTCGAGAAGAGCAATTGCACGTGCATCTTCCAGAACAAATTGCACGAATTGTCTTGTAAGTACATAGTATGCAGTTCCAAAATAAATAATGAGCTCCAATGGTGGAGCAGTTTTTCTATGATTAAGTCGAGAAATTTGGGCTTTACCATTTTTAATCTCTTCCTTGTAACTGTACTCTGTCCTATATTTCATATGCAGTGGTTGTTGTGTTCCTGGTGTGATGTTCCTACCTCCCCATTTGTTCCTTATGTACCAGATAATTTCCCTATTAGTTTTTATTGGAAAGTCTTGTCCGCAGAGATTGATAACTTCCTTCCACGCAACTGTTGAGTTTACAAGATCTTTCATGCAGTTTATATCTGCCTGTAGGCGTGAGAATCCACCATAAACAACATGTTCCATTTTTGAAGCCAGAAAGATGTTATGAAAGCAATCGGCCAAACTCTTCACCTTTCTTTGGTAATCTTCTGATGACTTTTTATCAACATGGATGCAGTACAAATTCTGTGGTCTATAAATTGCTCGCAATAGTTTAACAAACATTTCAAATTCTTTGTGGATAGTGATAATGTATGCAAGAGGATAGCTAGCTTCTTCTTGTGACATCGAACTTGTTATGAAGTGATGGTCTTGTTTGATTCTGGTACAATCAATGGGATTTGGAATATGAATGTGGAATATTTTTGTCTTCTGCTTTTCACAACGTTCTCCAAGCTGAAGTGCTACCGCTTCGCCATTTAAAATGGCAGAACAATATCTGCTGCAATTATTCTGTTCATATTGTGGAAAAGGGCGCTCAAGGCAAGAAATTATGACGAAATACGCAAGAAtggaaataaatataaaaactaGAAATGTAGTAAAAAAATAGTTCCATTTAATTTTGGTCATGTTAGAATTTTAGCCAGGCAATGCTTGAATTTCTAGCTTTCCTTTCCATTTACCTGCAACAAATAAAAgc contains:
- the gcnt7 gene encoding putative beta-1,3-galactosyl-O-glycosyl-glycoprotein beta-1,6-N-acetylglucosaminyltransferase 7; amino-acid sequence: MTKIKWNYFFTTFLVFIFISILAYFVIISCLERPFPQYEQNNCSRYCSAILNGEAVALQLGERCEKQKTKIFHIHIPNPIDCTRIKQDHHFITSSMSQEEASYPLAYIITIHKEFEMFVKLLRAIYRPQNLYCIHVDKKSSEDYQRKVKSLADCFHNIFLASKMEHVVYGGFSRLQADINCMKDLVNSTVAWKEVINLCGQDFPIKTNREIIWYIRNKWGGRNITPGTQQPLHMKYRTEYSYKEEIKNGKAQISRLNHRKTAPPLELIIYFGTAYYVLTRQFVQFVLEDARAIALLEWSRDTYSPDEHYWVTLNRLKDAPNSTPNGSWDGDVRAVVWAPYAGPTSDGCKGYYRNNICIYGLRDLKWIIRQPAMFANKFEQTTNPLTVACLEQWHRDRVLNQTSETIQLHWHLDD